In Candidatus Palauibacter soopunensis, the sequence CCTGCTCCGGGTCGTCGGTCGGGGTCATCATGAGCGCGTCGTGGAGGTTGGGGTCGAAGCGCTCGTCCACGGGGTTCACCGGCTCCACTCCGGCGTCGGAGAGGACCTTCGCGAACTTCCGGGCCACGAGCCCGATGCCCTCGTGCAGCGCCTCGGTCGTCGTGCCCTCGAGCGGCGACTCGGCCACGCGCTGCAGGTCATCGATCAGTTCGAGGAGCTTGCCGGCGAGTTCCGCCCGCGCCCGCTCTCCCGCATCGCCCAACTCCCGTCTCGTCCGGCGCCGGAAGTTGTCGAACTCCGCCGCGAGCCGGAGGTGGCGGTCCTGCAGGGACGCGAGTTCTCCGGCCGGCCCCGGGTCCTCGCCGGACTCGGGCGGGTGGACTTCGTCCACGTGCCCGGGCGTCTCCGATTCCGAGGCGGCCTCGGGCGCGTCCGGCTCGGCGGCGGCGTCCTCCGGAGCGGCATCTTCCGGAGCGCCGTCCCCCGGAACGGCATCCTCCGGCGCCGCGCTCTCCATCTCCTGCTCCAGATCCCTCGTTCCCATCGAATATCCTCGAGTATGCTCGTCAGAGCCGTGAATCCAGCCAGCGTATCGCTTCCAGCGCGGCCGCTTCCCGGATCTCGTCCCGGCTTCCCGCGAAACGGTGACGCCGCGCGTCGCGAGAGGGGCCGTCGTGCGCGATCCACACGGTGCCCACGGGTTTGTCGGCGGATCCGCCCGAGGGCCCGGCGATGCCCGTGACCGCGATGGACCAGGTGCTCTCCGCCACGCGCCGTGCCCCGGCAGCCATCTCCTCCGCCACGGCCCGCGAGACGGCGCCGTGCCGGCGGAGCGAGGCCTCCGACACGTTCAGCAGCGCCCTCTTGGCGGCGTCATCGTAGCTTATCAGCCCACCCCACAACACCTCCGAAGCTCCGGGTACGGAGGTGAGGGCGGCGCCGATCAGGCCGCCGGTGCAACTCTCGGCGAGCACCAGCGTGTGACCCCTCTCCCGCAGGCCTTCGATGAGCGTCGCGGCGGCCTCGAACAGCGACGGACCGCGCTTACGAATGGCGACCCGCCATGACGCGCGAGAACATGCCCAGGTAGGTCACGGCGGAGGCCAGGGTGAGCAGCACGGCGAGGGTGAGGAAGGTCGTGGTGAACCAGCCGTGGAAGGTGGAGAACGCCTGCCACGCCCAGCCGCCCGGGGCCACGAAGCCGGGGGTCAGGAACGCGACCCAGAGGATCGCGGAGCCGATGAAGATGTTCTGCGCGAGCGCCTTCCTCTTGCCCAGGATCTGCGCCGCGACGATGCGGCCCCGCCGCGCGGCGAAGGAGCGGAGCAGCGTGATCAGCGCCTCGCGCCCCAGGAAGATGACGATGGCCCAGAGCGGGATGACGCTGAACACGGGGAGAGACGGGGTTCCCGCCTGCCCGAGATTGATGCTGTAGACGGGGATGAGGGCGGCGACGAGCAGCAGCTTGTCGGCCAGCGGGTCGACGATCTTGCCGAAGGAGGTCACCTGGCCGCGGGCCCGGGCCAGGTGTCCGTCCCACAGATCCGAGAGCGCGGCGAAGACGAACACGACGAACGCGATCATGCGAGGCGCCGGCCGGGGCTGCAGGAGCAGCGCCGTCACGACGGGAGCCGCGAGGATCCGGCCGGTGGTAATCGCGTTCGGGAGATTCAGTGTGGGTCTCCGCTCTCCAGTGTGGCGTCGCTCGCGAGCACGCTCTCGAGACTCTCCAGGACCGCCATGGCGCGCTTGCGGAGGAGCGGCCGCTCCTCCCATGCAAGATAGTCTCTCAGCAGCGGCAGATCGTCCACGGACGGGTGCGATTTCAGGTATCCGAGGGCGCCCAGGCGCCGGAGCGGGTGCGGACTGAACAGTTCGCGCCGGTGGCGGCGCATCTGGTCCCGCGCCAGGTAGATCCCGAGGCCGACGGCCGCGGCGGCGCCCAGCAGGGCGGCGGCAGCGATCTTCCAGCCCGTCGCGGACCGGCGGTCCGCTTCCTCGTATTCGATTCGAGTCATCATCGGCACTACATCTCCCGTCGGCCGGCGAAGGCTTCGGCGATCGTCACTCCGTCGGCGTACTCGAGGTCCCCCCCCACGGGCAGCCCGCGGGCGAGCCGCGTGACCGTGACGTCGGCGGCCGAGGCGAGCAGGCGCTGCAGGTACGTCGCCGTCGCCTCGCCTTCGACGCTCGCGTTCGTCGCGATGATCACCTCCCGGACCGGGGTGTCGAGACGCCGAAGCAGGGCCTTGATGTTCAGGTCTTCGGGTCCGACCCCATCGAGAGGGGACAATCGTCCGCCAAGTACATGATACATACCCCCGAAGTTCCCCGAGTTCTCGATCGCCGGAATGTCCGAGGCTTCCTCCACGACGCACACCTGTGCCGGATCGCGCCGCGGACTGCGGCAGTATTCGCACGGCTCCATGTCGCTGAGGTTGCCGCAGTCGCCACACACGCGGACCTCCGCCGCGACCCGTTCCAGGGCCCGCGCCAGCCGCCGGGCATCGTCCTTCGAACTCTTGAGAAGATGATACGTGAGCCGCCGCGCGGTCTTGCGGCCGATCCCGGGGAGCCGGCCAAGCTCGCCGACGAGGGCTTCGATCGCGTTCACGGGCGGCCGAGGAAGTTGCCGATGCCCGGCAACGGCAGGCCTCCCGCCGCCTGACGCATCTCGCTCTCCATTCGGTCCTTGGCCCGGCGCTGCGCCGCGGAGGCCGCGGCGACGATGAGGTCCTCGAGCATCTCGACCTCTGCCGGGTCCACGACGGCGGGGTCGATGGAGACGCTCTTGATGTTGCCCTGGCCGTCCACCGTCACCTCGACCATCCCGCCGCCCGAAGCCGCCGTCATCGTCTCGCGCTCGAGCTTCTCCTGCATCTCGCTCATGCGCGACTGCATCTGCTTGCTGAGTTGAATCAACTGCTGGATGTCTACGCCGTCCACTCCGATTCTCCTACTCCTTCAGGGTGAGGTCGAGTTCCTTCACGGCCTCCCGCAGCTGCGGGTTTCCGTCGAGCAGCCGCTCGACCCGCGTGCGGGCCGCTTCCCCCGCAGTCATGCGGCCGCCGTTGTGGTCGACGATCGCGAACCGGACGGCCGGCAACCCCAGGCGCTCCGCGAGATTCGCGCGCAGAGGGTCGGAACGCGACTCGTCCTTGAACAGTTTCTCGAGTTCCTCCCGCAGCCCGGCGGGCACGCGGAGCCGAACCTCGTCCTTCACGAGGCCGTCGACCTCGGCGCCGCGCAGAGCCAGCCCGGGCACGCCGCCCAGTCCCGGCGTCTCGGCGACCGCCGCGGCCCACGCGTCGCGGACGCGGGCTGCGGACGCCGAGCCGGAGCGACTGGGCGGCGGCGGGGCTTCCGGCGGGGCCGGCTCCGGCGGCGGACGCTTCGGCGGCGGGGACGGGTCCGCGGGAGCGGCGGCGGGCGGCGAAGGACGCTTCTCGCGCGGGCGCGGGGGCCGCTCCGGCGGTCGCGGACGGGGCGCGGGCTCGCGGGCCGGGGCGCCCAGCGCCGCGAGGAGTTCTTCGAGTTCGACGGTCGATTCCATGCGGACGAGACGCAGAAGCAGGACCTCGAGCTGGATGCGCGGCTGCGAGGACCGGTGAAGCATGCCGGAGGCCTCGAACTCGCTGAGTGCGGCCAGCATCCTCAGCAGGTCCGCCGGGACCAGGGCCTCGGCGGCGGCGAGGAAACGCTCGCGCGACTCGGGCAGGAGTTCGACCGCCTCGGCCTCCGGATCGAGCCTCAGCACGAGGAGGGTTCGCAGCGCGTCACCGAGTCCGCGCAGAAACTCCGCGGGGTCGTGCCCGTCGTCGAGGAGGTCCTGGACGAAGGCGAACACGCCGGCCCGGTCCCCGTTCGCCGCGATCTCGAAGAACGCCAGATATCGATCTTCGTCGACGAGCCCGAGCATGCGGCGGACGTCCGCGATCTCGACCGCGTCTCCCCTGAAGGAGAGCACCTGGTCGAGGGACGAAAGCGCGTCCCGGACGCCGCCTTCGGCCCGGCGCGCGATCGCCCGCAGCGCCCCCGGCTCGGCGGGGATCCCCTCCGCCTCGAGCACGGTCTCCAGCCGGCTCGCGATGTCCGGCACGGACACCCGCCGGAAGTCGAATCGCTGGCAGCGGGACATGACGGGGGCCGCGCCGCGCTCGATCTTCTGCGGCTCGGTGGTGGCGAAGGCGAAGATCACGCGCGGTGGCGGCTCCTCGAGGATCTTCAGGAGCGCGTTCCACGCGTCTCGCGTGAGCATGTGCGCTTCGTCGAGGATGTAGATCTTGTAGCGCTCCTCGCTCGTGGGAGCGTACGCGGCCCGGCGGCGGAGATCCCGCGCGTCCTCGACGCCCCGGTGGCTCGCCGCATCGATTTCCACGACGTCGAGCGAGGCGCCTCCGGACCAGATCCGCTCGCACGACGTACACGCGCCGCACGGTTCGCCGGCGGAGCGGTCGGGGCAATTCAGGGCCATCGCGAGGATGCGCGCCGTCGTCGTCTTCCCGACGCCGCGCGGGCCGCAGAAGAGATATGCGTGGCCGACCCGTCCGGACTCGATCGCGGCCTTCAGCGTGGGCCCGATGTGGTCCTGCCCGATCAGCTCCGAGAAGCCTCGGGGCCGGTAGGTTCTGGCCAGCGCGGTGCGGTACAAGGGCTCGTGAGCCATCTGGGTCGGCCGGGTCACGGCCCCGGCCGGCTTCGACTCCTTCGGGTCTGAGGGCGCCCGCGTCTCGCGACGCGAGGACGCCGCCGACATCGGGCGAACGACCCCAGGCGGGCCGTGGCGACCGTCACACGCTTACCGCTGCTACCTTCACGGTCCTGACGGGATTCACGCGCTCCGGCCCCACGGGCCTGGGGCACCGTTATCTTACATGTATCGCTGGCGTCACGCATCGTCGCCGTAGAAGGCGTCCGGGATGTGCCGGACCCGGCATCTCCCGCGGCGATCGACCTCCACCGCGACAATGTCGAAGCGGGCTTCCGGGGCGGCGCCGGGATGCCGGCTGAGCCACGCTCCGGCCGCTCGGCGGATCCGCCCCCGCTGCGCCCGCGAGAGCGCCTCCTCGGGCGCCTGTACGCCGGGGCGGCGGGTCTTCACTTCGACGAAGGCCACCGTGTCCCCGTCCCTGACGACCAGGTCGATCTCCAGCCGCCCCACGCGCCAGTTGCGGTCGAGGATCTCGTATCCCTCGTCCGCCAGGTGGCGCGCGGCGATCCGCTCTCCGAGGCTGCCGAGGCCGCGGTCAGCCGTGGGCGGGGACCGGGGCGCGCGCGATCCGGCGGCCGATGGCGTTCGCGATGGGGTGAAGCTCGGCCATCAGCGCATCGAACTGATCGAGCGTGAGCGACTGCTGGCCGTCGGACGCCGCCGTCGGCGGATCCGGGTGGACCTCCAGGATCAGCGCGTCCGCGCCCGCCGCGACCGCGGC encodes:
- a CDS encoding nucleotide exchange factor GrpE produces the protein MGTRDLEQEMESAAPEDAVPGDGAPEDAAPEDAAAEPDAPEAASESETPGHVDEVHPPESGEDPGPAGELASLQDRHLRLAAEFDNFRRRTRRELGDAGERARAELAGKLLELIDDLQRVAESPLEGTTTEALHEGIGLVARKFAKVLSDAGVEPVNPVDERFDPNLHDALMMTPTDDPEQDELVSHVVLIGYRLGDRLLRPARVTVYRHETEAS
- a CDS encoding CDP-alcohol phosphatidyltransferase family protein, with protein sequence MTALLLQPRPAPRMIAFVVFVFAALSDLWDGHLARARGQVTSFGKIVDPLADKLLLVAALIPVYSINLGQAGTPSLPVFSVIPLWAIVIFLGREALITLLRSFAARRGRIVAAQILGKRKALAQNIFIGSAILWVAFLTPGFVAPGGWAWQAFSTFHGWFTTTFLTLAVLLTLASAVTYLGMFSRVMAGRHS
- the recR gene encoding recombination mediator RecR, whose protein sequence is MNAIEALVGELGRLPGIGRKTARRLTYHLLKSSKDDARRLARALERVAAEVRVCGDCGNLSDMEPCEYCRSPRRDPAQVCVVEEASDIPAIENSGNFGGMYHVLGGRLSPLDGVGPEDLNIKALLRRLDTPVREVIIATNASVEGEATATYLQRLLASAADVTVTRLARGLPVGGDLEYADGVTIAEAFAGRREM
- the dnaX gene encoding DNA polymerase III subunit gamma/tau; its protein translation is MAHEPLYRTALARTYRPRGFSELIGQDHIGPTLKAAIESGRVGHAYLFCGPRGVGKTTTARILAMALNCPDRSAGEPCGACTSCERIWSGGASLDVVEIDAASHRGVEDARDLRRRAAYAPTSEERYKIYILDEAHMLTRDAWNALLKILEEPPPRVIFAFATTEPQKIERGAAPVMSRCQRFDFRRVSVPDIASRLETVLEAEGIPAEPGALRAIARRAEGGVRDALSSLDQVLSFRGDAVEIADVRRMLGLVDEDRYLAFFEIAANGDRAGVFAFVQDLLDDGHDPAEFLRGLGDALRTLLVLRLDPEAEAVELLPESRERFLAAAEALVPADLLRMLAALSEFEASGMLHRSSQPRIQLEVLLLRLVRMESTVELEELLAALGAPAREPAPRPRPPERPPRPREKRPSPPAAAPADPSPPPKRPPPEPAPPEAPPPPSRSGSASAARVRDAWAAAVAETPGLGGVPGLALRGAEVDGLVKDEVRLRVPAGLREELEKLFKDESRSDPLRANLAERLGLPAVRFAIVDHNGGRMTAGEAARTRVERLLDGNPQLREAVKELDLTLKE
- a CDS encoding CinA family protein; this translates as MRKRGPSLFEAAATLIEGLRERGHTLVLAESCTGGLIGAALTSVPGASEVLWGGLISYDDAAKRALLNVSEASLRRHGAVSRAVAEEMAAGARRVAESTWSIAVTGIAGPSGGSADKPVGTVWIAHDGPSRDARRHRFAGSRDEIREAAALEAIRWLDSRL
- a CDS encoding YbaB/EbfC family nucleoid-associated protein — protein: MDGVDIQQLIQLSKQMQSRMSEMQEKLERETMTAASGGGMVEVTVDGQGNIKSVSIDPAVVDPAEVEMLEDLIVAAASAAQRRAKDRMESEMRQAAGGLPLPGIGNFLGRP